From Erwinia sp. HDF1-3R, one genomic window encodes:
- the edd gene encoding phosphogluconate dehydratase, producing MNLLNSTLNRVTQRIIKRSAATRSRYLARIDAARDHTVHRSMLTCGNLAHGFAACQPDDKAALKNLVRSDIAIITAYNDMLSAHQPYEHYPEKIRRALREVGAVGQVAGGVPAMCDGVTQGQDGMELSLMSRDIIAMSAAVGLSHNMFDGALFLGICDKIVPGLVMAALSFGHLPAVFIPSGPMNSGLPNKEKVRIRQLYAEGKVDRRALLDAEAASYHGIGTCTFYGTANSNQMVMEMMGLHLPGASFVHPDTPLREALTDAAARQVTRLTSSAGSYMPVGRLVDEKVIVNGIVGLLATGGSTNLTMHLVAMAQAAGILINWDDFSELSEAVPLLCRIYPNGPADINQFHAAGGVALVVRELLDHGLLHNEVNTVAGYGLERYTQEPWLEKGQLAWRDGPTASLDDKVIARVAAPFEQHGGTKVMSGNLGRAVMKTSAVPADHQLIEAPAVVFNSQHDIQPAFEAGELNKDCVVVVRFQGPQANGMPELHKLMPPLGVLLDRGFSVALVTDGRLSGASGKVPSAIHVTPEACTGGMLAKVRNGDRIRVDGRTGELTLLVSDAALAAREADHPDLSAEHIGCGRELFGALRSQLSGAEQGACCIKF from the coding sequence ATGAACCTTCTTAACAGCACGCTAAACCGCGTTACCCAGCGTATTATCAAACGCTCTGCCGCCACCCGCAGCCGCTACCTCGCCCGTATAGACGCTGCGCGCGACCATACCGTTCACCGATCCATGCTCACCTGCGGCAATCTGGCCCATGGGTTTGCGGCCTGCCAGCCGGATGATAAGGCGGCCCTGAAGAATTTGGTTCGCAGCGATATCGCCATCATTACCGCCTACAACGATATGCTGTCTGCCCACCAGCCCTACGAACATTATCCTGAGAAAATCCGGCGTGCGCTGCGCGAGGTGGGTGCGGTTGGCCAGGTCGCTGGCGGCGTACCGGCGATGTGCGACGGCGTGACCCAGGGCCAGGACGGGATGGAGCTGTCGCTGATGAGCCGCGATATCATCGCGATGTCCGCCGCGGTAGGCCTCTCTCATAATATGTTCGACGGGGCGCTGTTCCTTGGTATCTGCGACAAAATTGTTCCCGGCCTGGTGATGGCCGCGCTCTCCTTCGGCCATTTACCGGCGGTGTTCATACCCTCTGGCCCGATGAACAGCGGCCTGCCCAATAAGGAGAAAGTCCGCATTCGCCAGCTCTATGCGGAAGGTAAGGTCGACCGCCGCGCGCTGCTTGACGCCGAAGCGGCTTCCTATCATGGTATCGGGACCTGTACCTTTTATGGCACCGCCAACTCCAACCAGATGGTGATGGAGATGATGGGCCTGCATCTGCCCGGTGCCTCTTTTGTGCATCCTGATACGCCACTGCGCGAGGCACTGACCGATGCCGCTGCCCGCCAGGTTACCCGTCTGACCAGCAGCGCGGGCAGCTATATGCCCGTTGGCAGGCTGGTGGATGAGAAAGTCATCGTTAATGGCATTGTTGGACTGCTGGCAACCGGCGGCTCGACAAATCTGACCATGCATCTGGTTGCCATGGCGCAGGCCGCAGGCATACTGATTAACTGGGACGACTTCTCCGAGCTGTCAGAAGCGGTGCCATTGCTGTGTCGGATTTACCCTAACGGCCCGGCGGATATTAACCAGTTCCACGCGGCGGGTGGCGTCGCGCTGGTTGTTCGCGAGCTGCTCGACCATGGGCTGCTGCATAACGAGGTCAATACCGTGGCCGGTTACGGTCTTGAACGCTATACCCAGGAGCCATGGCTCGAAAAGGGTCAGCTGGCATGGCGCGACGGTCCGACGGCATCGCTGGACGATAAGGTGATTGCCCGCGTGGCAGCGCCGTTTGAACAGCACGGCGGGACAAAGGTGATGTCGGGGAATCTGGGCCGCGCGGTGATGAAAACCTCCGCCGTCCCGGCAGACCATCAGCTGATTGAAGCGCCCGCCGTGGTGTTTAACAGTCAGCACGATATCCAGCCCGCGTTCGAGGCGGGCGAGCTGAATAAGGACTGCGTGGTGGTGGTGCGCTTTCAGGGTCCGCAGGCCAACGGTATGCCGGAGCTGCATAAGCTGATGCCACCGCTGGGCGTGCTGCTGGATCGCGGATTTAGCGTGGCGCTGGTGACCGATGGACGTCTTTCCGGCGCATCGGGTAAGGTACCTTCCGCCATTCACGTTACGCCGGAAGCCTGTACTGGCGGTATGCTGGCGAAAGTGCGCAATGGCGATCGCATCCGGGTGGATGGCCGCACGGGCGAGTTAACGCTGCTGGTGAGTGACGCGGCGCTGGCCGCGCGTGAAGCTGACCACCCCGATCTCAGTGCAGAACATATTGGCTGTGGCCGCGAGCTGTTTGGCGCGCTGCGCAGCCAGCTTTCCGGGGCCGAACAGGGCGCCTGCTGCATCAAATTTTAA
- a CDS encoding MATE family efflux transporter → MASAVTDNAPNTLLEGSILRSLLKIAIPVILSNLLQSGYITVDAFWVGRLGDKAVAAISVSQPIFFLAFAMGIGLSVAGSTLVAQCIGAGLQRLADEIAAQVLLLAWLFALPVSLAGELLAPWILHRLGTEADVMAAALSFLRITLGGLVFTFGFSMLQSLMRGAGEVRIPLLITLGTLILNAIIAPLFIFGWGIIPAFGVTGAGIATLINQCLAMGVGLLFARYGRVGITIHLRAMKPRLETISRAFRLGLPSSIELVTYALSANVMMFMVTLLGTVVTASYGVVNNINALVIVPAIGMSIATSALVGQNIGAGQFERARAIGRLSAIISFCGLSAVGLLAFVFAPSLIAFFTPGQQSIIHYGSQFLQTIAPSYGLIGLQMALCGTFRAAGRTMTTMTLAMISQWLVQIPLAWVLSHNTALGIAGLWWAFPLTNLFMAVMTILWFNRTDWQNTQVIKYATADE, encoded by the coding sequence TTGGCTTCCGCCGTTACTGACAATGCACCGAATACTCTGCTGGAAGGATCGATACTGCGCTCCCTGCTGAAAATCGCCATACCGGTTATTTTATCTAATCTTTTACAGTCCGGGTATATCACGGTGGACGCGTTCTGGGTCGGGCGGCTGGGCGATAAGGCCGTGGCGGCGATCTCGGTCAGTCAGCCGATCTTCTTTCTGGCTTTTGCGATGGGAATTGGCCTGAGCGTGGCCGGATCGACGCTGGTGGCCCAGTGCATCGGTGCCGGTCTGCAACGTCTCGCCGATGAGATCGCCGCTCAGGTGCTGCTGCTGGCGTGGCTGTTTGCGCTTCCCGTCTCGCTGGCGGGCGAGCTGCTGGCCCCGTGGATCCTGCACCGGCTGGGCACCGAGGCGGATGTGATGGCCGCAGCGCTCAGCTTTTTGCGCATTACCCTGGGTGGCCTGGTCTTTACCTTTGGTTTTTCAATGCTGCAATCACTGATGCGCGGAGCAGGCGAAGTGCGTATCCCGCTGTTAATCACGCTCGGCACGCTGATCCTTAATGCGATTATCGCGCCGCTGTTTATTTTTGGCTGGGGCATTATCCCCGCCTTTGGCGTGACCGGCGCGGGCATCGCCACGCTGATCAACCAGTGCCTTGCGATGGGGGTAGGGCTGCTCTTTGCGCGCTATGGCCGGGTGGGGATCACCATTCACCTGCGGGCGATGAAGCCCCGGCTGGAAACCATCAGCCGCGCATTTCGCCTCGGGCTGCCGTCATCCATTGAGCTGGTGACCTATGCGCTGAGCGCCAACGTGATGATGTTTATGGTGACGCTGCTGGGCACGGTGGTGACCGCGTCCTACGGGGTGGTAAACAATATTAATGCGCTGGTTATCGTCCCGGCGATTGGCATGTCGATAGCCACCTCTGCGCTGGTTGGGCAGAACATCGGGGCCGGGCAGTTTGAGCGCGCGCGCGCCATCGGACGCCTGAGCGCGATCATTTCGTTTTGCGGACTGAGCGCCGTCGGCCTGCTGGCGTTTGTCTTTGCGCCCTCTCTTATCGCGTTCTTTACGCCCGGTCAGCAGAGCATCATCCATTATGGCTCGCAGTTCCTGCAGACGATTGCCCCCAGCTACGGGTTGATTGGCCTGCAAATGGCGCTCTGCGGCACCTTCCGGGCGGCAGGGCGCACCATGACCACCATGACGCTGGCAATGATCTCGCAGTGGCTGGTTCAAATCCCGCTGGCGTGGGTACTGTCGCACAATACCGCGCTGGGTATTGCCGGGCTGTGGTGGGCCTTTCCGCTCACCAACCTGTTTATGGCGGTGATGACCATCCTGTGGTTTAACCGAACGGACTGGCAGAACACGCAGGTCATCAAATACGCGACCGCAGACGAGTAG
- a CDS encoding MaoC/PaaZ C-terminal domain-containing protein: protein MNIRGENAVKMASGRGNCGATGSAPTTGNPLAAGSAATAKNPVTAAGLAAATDPAPPRLHFCDLTVGQVFHSAEYYVGADEIIEFSKKYDPQPFHMDDELARDSIFNGLAASGWHTVGITMNLLVKSLPLANGIIGTGVEKISWPRPTRPGDILRIKAKITEIAPCPLRLDRARVKIHICTFGQDNRLRQDLMGNLLILK from the coding sequence GTGAACATACGTGGGGAAAATGCGGTAAAAATGGCTTCAGGCCGTGGTAATTGCGGCGCGACGGGGAGTGCGCCGACCACGGGAAACCCGCTGGCGGCAGGGAGTGCGGCGACAGCGAAAAATCCGGTGACGGCAGCAGGTCTGGCGGCGGCGACTGACCCCGCCCCGCCCCGGCTGCATTTTTGCGATCTTACCGTAGGCCAGGTGTTTCACAGCGCTGAGTATTACGTCGGCGCAGATGAAATCATCGAATTTTCAAAAAAATACGATCCCCAACCCTTCCATATGGACGACGAGCTGGCGAGGGATTCTATTTTTAATGGCCTGGCCGCCAGCGGATGGCATACCGTGGGAATTACCATGAATCTGCTGGTAAAAAGTCTGCCGCTGGCGAACGGCATTATCGGGACCGGGGTGGAAAAAATTAGCTGGCCCAGGCCGACGCGGCCCGGCGATATTTTGCGTATTAAAGCTAAAATCACCGAGATTGCGCCCTGTCCGCTGCGGCTGGACAGGGCACGGGTGAAAATTCACATCTGCACCTTCGGGCAGGACAACCGGCTGCGTCAGGATCTGATGGGAAACCTGCTGATCCTGAAATAG
- the solJ gene encoding solanimycin biosynthesis MBL-fold hydrolase SolJ, whose translation MNKPESDPLNPAAEVTITTIKVSRDPFINNSYMVLDPRTGKALLIDPAWEMAAYERALEAASAELAGILITHAHPDHIDLAAPLAERYRCPVWISHQEAESSGFRVPTMRTFGECAWEVGGIPIRPIITPGHTPGSTCYWIGQALFTGDTLFIEGCGLCPDRAAAESMYSSLERLKTLLPGGVRIYPGHSYVQPPGLTFEKVFDFNLYLSFSSAEVFANFRLRPGQSKAGWMAFS comes from the coding sequence ATGAATAAGCCTGAAAGTGACCCTCTAAACCCGGCCGCAGAGGTGACGATCACCACCATCAAGGTGAGTCGTGACCCCTTTATTAATAACAGCTATATGGTGCTGGATCCGCGCACGGGAAAGGCGTTACTGATTGATCCGGCGTGGGAAATGGCGGCCTATGAACGGGCGCTGGAGGCGGCCAGCGCAGAGCTTGCGGGGATCCTGATCACCCATGCCCATCCCGATCATATCGATCTGGCCGCACCGCTGGCCGAACGCTATCGCTGCCCGGTGTGGATCTCACATCAGGAAGCGGAGTCGTCGGGATTCCGCGTTCCCACTATGCGCACTTTCGGAGAGTGCGCCTGGGAAGTGGGGGGCATCCCGATCCGCCCCATTATCACGCCGGGCCATACGCCCGGCAGCACCTGCTACTGGATCGGTCAGGCACTTTTTACCGGCGATACGCTGTTTATTGAGGGGTGTGGCCTGTGCCCCGATCGCGCCGCCGCAGAGAGCATGTATTCGAGCCTGGAGCGACTTAAGACGCTCCTGCCCGGCGGGGTACGCATTTACCCCGGGCACAGCTACGTGCAGCCACCGGGTTTGACCTTTGAAAAGGTGTTTGATTTTAACCTCTATTTATCGTTTAGCAGCGCGGAGGTGTTTGCCAACTTTCGCCTGCGCCCGGGACAGTCAAAGGCGGGCTGGATGGCCTTTTCATAG
- the solI gene encoding solanimycin biosynthesis cytochrome P450 SolI has product MTEQSPAAAEDINAIPLAQLNPARRDRFASDTVLPVFARLRREDPVHFTAESEFGPYWSLTLWDDIRAVGTNHRDFTSTHNIDLKSLEEKHKLDAALKALGHERRKSIGFITMDPPEHTRHRKAVAPGMGPSMLATMEPLLRERAGGILDALPVGEPFDWVDRVSKELTATALATLFDFPFEDRRKLTFWSDMLMAEPGHGPVKSWEHKAEETIKCYHAFEALWEQRRHAPPGNDLISMLAHHPETRDMSLEQFRGTLVLLIIGGNDTTRNTLSASLYWLNKYPQELAKLRANPRLMLPMISETLRFQTPISFMSRVATRDVEIRGKTIREGDRVVMWYLSGNRDASAIDDPDTFCIDRERIRRHLSFGVGVHACVGSRVAEMQLTVIWQEILRRFRRIEVLSEPARNYSNFLHGFESLPVIIHE; this is encoded by the coding sequence ATGACTGAGCAATCACCGGCTGCGGCGGAGGATATCAACGCCATCCCGCTGGCGCAGCTTAACCCGGCGCGAAGGGATCGTTTCGCCAGTGATACCGTACTGCCGGTTTTCGCGCGTTTACGCCGCGAAGATCCGGTGCATTTCACCGCCGAAAGTGAATTCGGGCCTTACTGGTCGCTGACGCTGTGGGACGACATTCGGGCGGTGGGCACCAACCACCGCGACTTTACGTCCACGCATAATATCGATCTCAAATCGCTTGAAGAGAAGCACAAGCTTGATGCCGCGCTAAAAGCGCTGGGCCATGAGCGGCGAAAAAGCATCGGCTTTATCACCATGGATCCGCCGGAGCATACCCGGCATCGCAAGGCGGTGGCACCCGGCATGGGGCCTTCAATGCTGGCGACCATGGAGCCGCTGCTGCGCGAGCGGGCGGGCGGCATCCTGGATGCGCTGCCGGTCGGCGAGCCTTTTGACTGGGTGGATCGGGTTTCCAAGGAGCTGACGGCAACGGCGCTGGCGACGCTGTTCGATTTCCCGTTTGAGGATCGCCGCAAATTAACGTTCTGGTCAGATATGCTGATGGCCGAGCCGGGGCACGGCCCGGTTAAGAGCTGGGAGCACAAAGCGGAAGAGACCATTAAGTGCTATCACGCCTTTGAGGCGCTGTGGGAGCAGCGCCGTCATGCGCCGCCCGGGAATGACCTGATCTCGATGCTCGCCCATCACCCGGAGACGCGCGACATGTCGCTGGAGCAGTTTCGCGGCACCCTTGTTCTGCTGATTATCGGCGGCAACGACACCACCCGAAACACCCTCTCTGCCAGCCTGTACTGGCTGAACAAGTATCCCCAGGAGCTGGCGAAGCTGAGGGCCAATCCCAGGCTGATGCTGCCGATGATTTCGGAAACCCTGCGTTTCCAGACGCCGATTTCGTTTATGAGCCGCGTGGCAACGCGGGATGTAGAGATACGCGGCAAAACGATCCGCGAGGGTGACCGCGTGGTGATGTGGTATCTGTCCGGCAACCGCGACGCCTCGGCCATTGACGATCCCGATACCTTTTGTATTGACCGGGAGCGGATTCGCCGACATCTCTCCTTTGGCGTGGGGGTACACGCCTGCGTCGGCAGCCGGGTTGCCGAGATGCAGCTAACGGTTATCTGGCAGGAGATCCTCAGGCGCTTCAGGCGTATTGAGGTCCTGAGCGAGCCTGCGCGTAACTACTCCAACTTTCTGCACGGCTTTGAGAGTCTGCCGGTGATTATCCATGAATAA
- a CDS encoding amino acid adenylation domain-containing protein has product MSHLDPLLTALDEASIALSLEGESLVIKAPKGALTPAIKDALREHKAALVALLGEGKPLSTREGSQGSGVPANRITAEMTRLTPEKLPLIDLTQQDIDHLLAQVPGGLANVQDIYALTPLQEGILFLHQMNETGDPYLQFAKVSLTDRAVLTHYVGAVQRTVERHDILRTAFFWTGLSTPAQVVLRQARVRVTEVVLDPADGPIMDQLVSRYDPSHFRVDLTQAPLLNLFTAQDPQTGRFEMLMMQHHLIDDITSMQIMIQEIAAFMLGRGGLLPPPQPFRRLIAKVRSSASDAEQARFFTEMLGDIDAPTLPFGLASAGVDHASVVAQREDVDPAVVARLRTHARRLGVSMGSICHLAWGQVMARSADSDSVVFGTVLLGRLQAGEGADQIMGPFINTLPIRLDLGDIPVEESVRITHRRLAALLNHEHASLGLAQRCSGIAPPTPLFTTLFNYRHNRQRESENATPAGERDAVEWKGFEERTDYPLTVSVDDFGELLRLEVLAAAPLPAARLAGYLQQALSSLADALDSAPAQPMHALNIVPARERRRLLVGWNQTARPWPANETVHQLFAQQVARTPDAPAVFEGEIALSYRQLDRQANLLAQAIVAQGVVPGDFVAILLPRSRALLAALLAVLKAGATCAPLDPQAPGERLRWMAEDCAARLLITDAQQEKVEAIALPVLYADGPEVARASDAPPVAACSATAPACIMYTSGSTGLPKGVLVPHRAIARLVINNGFADFGPGDRMALAANPAFDASTLEVWAPLLNGGSCVVIDSDTLLSPPALVRTLKQHRVNQMWLTVGLFNQIWRDLAPVMPQLENLFVGGDALDPGIIAQVLRGARPARLINGYGPTETTTFATTFPVQQATAGAASIPIGRPIGNTRVYVLDSHRHPVPLGAVGELYIGGDGVALGYLHQEALTAERFIADPFVADRQARLYRTGDLVRYQEDGNLLFIGRNDQQVKLRGFRIELGEIEAQLADHPDVEKALVLAVDHHGSKRLIAWVVAPERSDAEAGLQAWLAKRVPDYMVPARILPLDRFPLTANGKVDRKALPAADIRDRIQRAPRNEREEVLCALFAELLEQPQIGIDDDFFALGGHSILATGLIGRIRARLGVELSVRVLFEHPTVARLAGQLNAQAQVRPPVRRLDPRPDPLPASYGQQLMWVGQNTRGDNASLNTPIVVALEGELDLPALRAALGDLVERHETLRTRFAAVQGQPVQLVVPFTDISLAIPCTDVAPEQAKQAVFDAITSVFDLAVDLPFRPSVLRLGPQSHILVLLHHHIACDAFSLAPLTRDLTLAYQARLAGKAPAFPPLPVQYADYAVWQRRLLGDPDDAASLFSQQLTWWKHTLNGLPATLNLPLDHPRPDKPSYRGNMLPLSVTPVLHQRLAGLARERNMTLSMVLQAALGIWYSLLGAGDDIPLGAISAGRSDEALNDLVGCFLTQWVMRVDTSGDPQVNEVLDRVRTQALTAYDYQDIPYLKLVSELLPVRSPSHYPLFQTMLILQNTPPALFNVPGLKASVLPAHSGNAKWDIYYTLFENLSPTGEALGMEGIMEYATDLFTRETAERMAAGFLATLAAVADAPFSPISRLAVAGRATPLSSTAAGQTPVLSPFNQQVSEHD; this is encoded by the coding sequence ATGAGTCATCTGGATCCACTCTTAACCGCCCTCGACGAGGCCAGCATCGCGCTGAGCCTCGAGGGTGAGTCACTGGTTATCAAAGCCCCGAAGGGGGCTTTAACCCCGGCGATCAAAGATGCGCTGCGGGAGCACAAGGCGGCGCTGGTCGCCCTGCTGGGCGAGGGGAAACCGCTCTCCACGCGGGAGGGGAGCCAGGGTTCCGGCGTCCCGGCTAACCGCATCACGGCGGAGATGACCCGGCTCACCCCGGAGAAGCTGCCGCTGATTGATCTTACCCAGCAGGATATTGACCATCTGCTTGCCCAGGTGCCGGGCGGTCTGGCCAACGTGCAGGATATCTACGCGCTGACGCCGCTCCAGGAAGGCATCCTCTTTCTGCATCAGATGAACGAGACGGGCGACCCCTATTTGCAGTTCGCCAAAGTGTCGCTGACCGACCGTGCCGTGCTGACGCACTACGTCGGGGCCGTTCAGCGGACCGTGGAGCGGCACGACATTCTGCGCACGGCGTTTTTCTGGACGGGGCTGTCCACGCCCGCGCAGGTCGTTCTGCGCCAGGCGAGGGTGCGGGTCACCGAAGTGGTGCTCGATCCTGCCGACGGGCCGATTATGGATCAGCTGGTCAGCCGGTACGATCCGTCGCACTTCCGGGTCGATCTCACCCAGGCCCCGCTGCTGAATCTCTTTACCGCGCAGGATCCGCAGACCGGCCGCTTTGAAATGCTGATGATGCAGCACCATCTGATCGATGACATCACCTCGATGCAGATCATGATCCAGGAGATCGCCGCCTTTATGCTGGGCCGGGGCGGCCTGCTTCCGCCGCCGCAGCCGTTTCGCCGTTTAATTGCTAAGGTGCGCAGCAGCGCCTCTGACGCAGAGCAGGCGCGTTTTTTCACCGAGATGCTGGGCGATATCGACGCTCCAACCCTGCCTTTTGGCCTGGCCAGCGCCGGAGTGGATCACGCCAGCGTGGTCGCGCAGCGTGAGGACGTTGACCCGGCGGTGGTTGCGCGCCTGCGCACGCACGCACGCCGTCTTGGCGTCAGTATGGGCAGCATCTGCCACCTCGCCTGGGGACAGGTGATGGCGCGGTCAGCCGACAGCGACAGCGTGGTGTTTGGCACCGTGCTGCTGGGGCGGTTGCAGGCGGGCGAAGGCGCCGATCAGATTATGGGGCCGTTTATTAATACGCTGCCCATTCGCCTTGATCTGGGGGATATCCCGGTTGAGGAGAGCGTACGCATAACGCACCGCCGTCTGGCCGCCCTGCTTAACCATGAGCATGCCTCCCTCGGCCTGGCGCAGCGATGCAGCGGGATTGCACCGCCCACGCCGCTGTTCACGACGCTGTTTAACTATCGTCACAACCGCCAGCGGGAGAGTGAAAACGCGACGCCCGCCGGTGAGCGCGATGCGGTCGAATGGAAAGGCTTTGAGGAGCGCACCGATTATCCGCTGACGGTATCCGTCGATGACTTTGGCGAGCTGCTGCGTCTGGAGGTGCTTGCCGCGGCACCGCTTCCGGCAGCGCGCCTGGCGGGCTATCTTCAGCAGGCGCTGAGCAGCCTGGCCGATGCGCTGGATAGCGCCCCCGCCCAACCGATGCACGCGCTGAACATCGTGCCTGCCCGCGAGCGTCGCAGGCTGCTGGTCGGGTGGAATCAGACGGCCAGGCCCTGGCCTGCGAATGAGACGGTCCACCAGCTGTTCGCGCAGCAGGTGGCACGCACGCCAGACGCCCCTGCGGTTTTCGAAGGCGAGATCGCGCTAAGCTATCGCCAGCTGGATCGGCAGGCTAACCTCCTGGCACAGGCGATCGTCGCGCAGGGCGTGGTGCCGGGCGACTTCGTGGCGATCCTGCTACCGCGCAGCCGGGCGCTGCTGGCAGCGTTGCTGGCGGTCCTGAAAGCGGGGGCCACCTGTGCCCCGCTGGACCCCCAGGCGCCGGGCGAGCGCCTGCGCTGGATGGCGGAAGACTGCGCCGCCCGACTGCTGATTACTGACGCGCAGCAGGAAAAGGTGGAGGCGATTGCCCTGCCGGTTCTCTACGCCGACGGCCCGGAAGTGGCCCGCGCCAGCGATGCGCCGCCGGTTGCGGCGTGTTCCGCGACGGCCCCGGCCTGTATTATGTATACCTCCGGCTCTACCGGCCTGCCGAAAGGCGTGCTGGTGCCACATCGCGCCATCGCACGGCTGGTGATCAATAACGGCTTTGCCGATTTTGGACCAGGCGATCGCATGGCGCTGGCCGCTAACCCGGCCTTCGACGCGAGTACGCTGGAGGTCTGGGCACCCCTGCTCAACGGCGGCAGCTGCGTGGTGATCGACAGCGATACGCTGCTGTCGCCCCCGGCGCTGGTTCGCACGCTGAAGCAGCACCGCGTGAATCAGATGTGGCTGACCGTGGGCCTGTTTAATCAGATTTGGCGCGATCTGGCCCCGGTGATGCCACAGCTGGAGAATCTCTTTGTCGGCGGCGACGCGCTGGATCCGGGCATCATCGCTCAGGTGCTGCGCGGGGCGAGACCCGCCCGGCTGATTAATGGTTATGGTCCGACCGAAACGACCACCTTTGCCACCACCTTTCCCGTTCAGCAGGCGACAGCCGGTGCCGCCAGCATTCCCATCGGGCGTCCGATCGGCAACACCCGCGTCTACGTGCTGGACAGCCATCGCCATCCCGTGCCGCTGGGCGCGGTCGGTGAGCTGTATATTGGCGGCGACGGCGTCGCGCTGGGGTATCTGCATCAGGAGGCGCTGACCGCCGAGCGCTTCATCGCCGATCCCTTTGTCGCCGACCGCCAGGCGCGGCTCTACCGCACCGGCGATCTGGTGCGCTATCAGGAGGACGGCAACCTGCTGTTTATCGGGCGTAACGACCAGCAGGTCAAACTGCGGGGCTTTCGCATTGAGCTGGGTGAGATAGAGGCGCAGCTGGCTGACCACCCCGACGTGGAGAAAGCGCTGGTGCTGGCGGTGGATCATCACGGCAGCAAGCGTCTTATCGCCTGGGTGGTTGCGCCGGAGCGGTCGGATGCGGAAGCCGGGTTACAGGCCTGGCTCGCCAAACGTGTGCCTGATTATATGGTGCCTGCGCGTATCCTGCCCCTGGATCGGTTCCCGCTGACCGCCAACGGTAAAGTCGACCGCAAAGCGCTGCCCGCCGCTGACATTCGCGACAGAATACAGCGTGCGCCGCGCAACGAGCGCGAAGAGGTGCTCTGCGCGCTGTTTGCCGAACTGCTTGAGCAGCCGCAGATTGGGATTGATGATGATTTCTTTGCGCTGGGCGGCCACTCTATTCTCGCCACCGGCCTGATTGGTCGTATTCGCGCCAGGCTCGGCGTGGAGCTGTCGGTGCGGGTGCTGTTTGAGCACCCGACGGTGGCGCGCCTTGCCGGGCAGCTCAACGCCCAGGCTCAGGTTCGTCCGCCGGTGCGTCGGCTGGATCCGCGTCCCGATCCGCTCCCGGCCTCCTATGGCCAGCAGCTGATGTGGGTCGGGCAAAATACCCGTGGCGATAACGCGTCGCTGAATACGCCGATTGTTGTCGCGCTGGAGGGCGAGCTGGATCTGCCTGCGCTCAGGGCCGCGCTCGGTGACCTGGTGGAGCGTCATGAAACGCTGCGCACCCGCTTTGCGGCGGTGCAGGGCCAGCCGGTGCAGCTCGTCGTCCCCTTTACCGACATCAGTCTCGCCATCCCCTGTACCGACGTTGCGCCAGAGCAGGCAAAACAGGCGGTATTTGACGCCATCACTTCGGTGTTTGATCTGGCGGTGGATTTGCCGTTCCGCCCTTCCGTGCTGCGCCTTGGGCCGCAGTCCCATATTCTGGTACTGCTGCACCACCATATTGCCTGCGACGCCTTTTCACTGGCACCGCTGACGCGGGATCTCACCCTCGCCTATCAGGCGCGGCTGGCCGGTAAGGCACCGGCATTCCCGCCGCTTCCCGTACAGTATGCCGACTACGCGGTCTGGCAGCGCAGGCTGCTAGGCGATCCCGATGATGCCGCCAGCCTCTTTTCGCAGCAGCTGACCTGGTGGAAGCATACCCTTAACGGCCTGCCCGCCACGCTGAATTTACCGCTGGATCACCCCCGCCCGGACAAACCGAGCTATCGCGGCAACATGCTGCCGCTGTCGGTTACGCCGGTGCTGCATCAGCGTCTGGCCGGGCTGGCGCGCGAGCGTAATATGACGCTGTCGATGGTATTGCAGGCCGCGCTGGGCATCTGGTACAGCCTGCTGGGCGCGGGCGACGATATCCCGCTGGGCGCGATTTCAGCCGGGCGCAGCGATGAAGCGCTTAACGATCTGGTGGGCTGCTTCCTGACCCAGTGGGTGATGCGCGTCGATACCTCGGGTGACCCGCAGGTCAACGAGGTGCTTGATCGGGTGCGCACCCAGGCACTGACCGCGTATGACTACCAGGATATTCCCTACCTGAAACTGGTCAGCGAGCTGCTGCCCGTGCGCTCACCGTCGCATTATCCACTCTTCCAGACCATGCTGATCCTCCAGAATACGCCGCCAGCCCTGTTTAATGTGCCCGGACTGAAGGCCAGCGTGCTGCCTGCGCACAGCGGTAACGCCAAGTGGGATATCTACTACACGCTGTTTGAAAACCTCTCCCCGACGGGTGAGGCGCTCGGCATGGAGGGGATTATGGAGTACGCAACCGACCTCTTCACCCGTGAGACGGCGGAGCGCATGGCGGCCGGTTTTCTTGCCACGCTTGCCGCCGTCGCCGACGCCCCATTCAGCCCCATTTCACGGCTGGCGGTCGCGGGCCGCGCGACGCCCCTTTCTTCGACGGCAGCGGGTCAGACTCCGGTTTTATCCCCCTTCAATCAACAGGTAAGTGAACATGACTGA